In Tachysurus fulvidraco isolate hzauxx_2018 chromosome 9, HZAU_PFXX_2.0, whole genome shotgun sequence, the sequence CTATTTGTCTAGGATTGGCTGTCGGTACAACACTCTCCTCCTTTGATTGGTTAGTTGTACGAGCTCCACAAACTCGTAGCCAATTGCAGCGCAGGATGTGGGCGTTGCTTGTCGGAAATATGGGCGGGAAAAATAGCACCTAGCATTAGCTCGGTTAAAGCAGGTAAAGTGAGCTGTGTAGAAATGGACTGTATGAACGCTAAATACGTCTCACAGAAGATCAGTAAAACAAGATGGAGGCCCGTCTCAGCAGCTTCGTTACAGCAGCCGGATGTGTTCGCTACAGGCTCGTGGGACAATGAGGTGAAAAGCTTTCAGACACATAGATGTAACTTAGCATGCTAACTCAGCTAGCAGGTGATGACGCGACTTCCGGTTTCACCTCTGAAACAGCGTGTGGCTAAAAATGACTTCTCTGTGTTTCAGAATAATAAGCTTTGTCTGTGGGGTGTGGGAGAGAATGCAGGCTGCCCCATGGAGGATGAACTGGAGGGTGATCCTCAGCTGCTGTGTGAATGTGAACACAGCGGTGATGTGCTGGACCTCCAGGTGGGTTTGGAGCTCACACAGGGTCGCTATCTCATTGGACAATACAACCGGAAGTAAACAACAAGCGTCCAACATTTTCAGGGGAAACTAACTCACTAACTAACTAAGTAACACAAATGGTCCCCAGGTGACTTCATGcattaatttacatatttaatgaatttgtttgttaaaatgaGTTTATAAAGACCTAAAAGTTATATCATTGTTATTTGACAATAAAAGTAGGGcagtctgataaaaaaaatcactagattagattgtttatttaaatatataaacactatgGGGTTTAATTGGTCACCAAATCTATCAATATGTATCAGTATAAAacccagggttgccagattggtttatttatttaatggttTATTTCCATTTCAGTTCTTAGATCAAGACAGACTGGTTACAGCATCGTCGACCGGATCGGTGACTGTCTACAAAGTCCATCCAGCAAACCATGTATGGAAATTTTTGCCTTTTaaactgtatttgtctttaatttttttgcagtcttttattctttacttaatATCTGTGTGCTGTAGGTAAAAGAATTGCTTGTTTCCTTTGAAATCTAGACTTTATCTGTGGCTCACGTGTGGGATCGGGTGCATCATTATGAGCGTGCTAATGCTCCATGCACTGGAGTGGCGTGTAACAGTCCTGATCTGGTTTCTGTGGGTGAGGACGGGAGGGTCGTCCTCTACAAAGCCGATCAGAGGGGCGTTGTGCGCGTCATTGGTTGGTATATTCAGTCTTTTTAACTTTAGTGGACTTGTTGCTGCTTAAATATTCTGAAACTATTAGTCAAGGGGTTGtatctttgtttgtttaatagtAGCCTAGGTGTATGTTAGAATGCACAATTACACTCCTGTAGATACTGTCTGTATCATTCTCCATCATCAGGCTCAAAATAATAGAGGATAAATGTATAACATCAAAAGTTACAACACATTGCATTATCAGCGTAGTAGTATTTGTCATAAGGCCACTTTAAAGAAAACCCTTTGTTTAacgcaaaataaaaaaaaagctgcagcaaAATTCAGGCGTTTCTGCCCCCAGAAGTAATAAAACACGCAGCATTAAAATTTTACAATTTAGTAATGTCTATTAGACAGTGAGGAACATaacttgttttaaaatatgtacaCAGAAAATGCAGACAGCAGCACAATCCATGGTGTGACATTCCTGCGTACGACTGAGGTGCTGACGGTGAACTCCATTGGACAGCTGAAACTCTGGGACTTCAGGCAGCAGGGCAACGAACCTGCTCAGATCCTTGCAATGTCAGACATACACACGATCAGAATTTTCTACAGACATGCCAAGAAATTATATTAGATGTTTCctgttgctttttttcttctatacAATAAAAGAATGTGCATAGAGCTTTTTGTAGAAAGATTTTGTATTTGATTATTCTCTTCATACCGTGAAAATGGTACACTGTTGGTGAAAACGGATTTGTTATGTATTTAGTGACTGTTACTCCTGTTGTCTGTGCAGCACCGGAGACAGGGTTCCCTTGCACTGTGTGGGCCGACACCCAAACCAGCAGCATATAGTGGCTACCGGCGGCCAGGACGGCATGCTGTGTATTTGGGATGTGCGTCAGGGCAACATGCCCTTCTCGCTCATGGAGGCACACTCTGCTGAGAGTAAGTCTGTGTGCTCATAATATGTTTATGTAGGAATTTTAGGCAGATTTTTCACAGCGTCTTAAGTGTTAACAGGTAATAACCACAGgaccttttcttttctctccagtGTGGGAGGTGCATTTTCACCCGACAAACCCAGACCACTTGTTCACCTGCTCAGAAGACGGCTCTCTGCTCCACTGGGAGACGTCTTCTGGTTCTGATGCCCCCTTGTTCCTACAGGGTAAGAGGAATCTGGTCCAATATGTAATGGTGGTAATTTCTGAGGCATTCTGCATATATGAAGCAacttgtatattaaaaaaaacttttatatttgctttaaaatataaaataattaactatTACTATAACATTTAAAGCTCTAAGAACTCAATAAGTTCTGCTATGCATGTTTACTTCAACCGATAATGCCCCAtatcaccaccatgcttcactgtggtgCTGAAGTCTCTCTTATTGGAAAAACTTTTTGCCAATATATTTCTTTAATTGTATGCATAAACTGTTTATTCTtatgaataaatcatttttctTCGTGTTTGTAAATACAAAGTGAAAAGATGTTATGtttgtaaatacatttaagcTGATGCATGTATCACGAGGTCACAAAATCAAAAGTGCCTGAATGTACGctgtaaatattacacactCACAGGAGAGTAAAAGTGTATCCTTTTTATATTGGTTtccattattttttgtttaacatttccTGGAAAGGCTGTCAACCAGTTTACTTTGTTCACATTGTCACCAAAAtctgccttttttcccccttatcTTTAAGGTTGATTTTATATTGtgcttttttctgtctgtcaggaCGTAACAGCAGCATGATGTCACGCAGTGCCACGGCTCCTGCGGCCGGAAACCAGTCCCTCATCAGTGCTTGGCTCAATGGAGATTCCAGCAAAGGAAGACTAGAGACAACACACATGCTCCCGAGCCATACGCTCTCTGTCAACAGTCTGGATGTTCTCGGACAGTGTTTAGTGTGCGGGACGGACGGCGAGGCCGTCTACGTCCACAAACGGGTCCGAGTGTGACTTTCGGATTCAATCGTTTAACTTTTAGGTGTGAAttattgtgttgtgatgtgcATTTGGACATCacaatttaaaaagtaataaataaaccaatgttgttgccattttttttggtcatttgcatttgtttcaaATACAATATGTACTGTTGTAATCTCTAGTTCATTGCAAAGCGTAAAGACTTTAAGATTTGATCGGTGTTTTAACAAAAGTGGGTGTTGTGGATGGTCCAGAAGAGTCTTAGAGAAGGCGCTAAGCATTCTGGGAGTTGGAGTAAAAGTGCTCGTACATCCGGGTATTCTGGTCTTCTCACATTGACAGAAACCGGCGGAGGCACCAAGGCGACGGTGTCAATACAAaagcgataaaaaaaaaaaaaacaaccctcaCGCGCTAAttagctaaaaataaaaacattaaccgGCTTCTATTTCAATAATTGTATAATTTCTAAACAGAAATGTTCGTCCCAAAGAAAATGGATATTCTTTAGTCGAGGGTAAGTGGCTTAACAATTATTTTTGCACCACAAGCTTCGAGGTTTCTAGCTACAAGCTAAAATATGCTaagttagcttagcttagcttgtGTTTGCTAACTAGGCCCTGAATCAGGATTTATTTTAgcacaatatttttataaatgtgatTAATAAACTCGAGGCATAAGTGTTTCAGGCGGTTGTTTGTTCAAACGTGTTTGAGTTCGGGAATAAATTTACTAATAAAGTTTTAGCCTCGTTAGCTGCGACGCTATAGCAGAGATTAGCTCAATGAATAGACGAGGCCGTGTGAGAAGGTAGTCGTAGCTCatgttttataatcacacaccgTCTTGTTAAAGCTCACGTCCAAACATcgacgttgttttttttttttatatataatttagtaTATTTATTAAATCGAAGTCGATATAACTGGTTCATTTGGTCTGTCAGCGCTTAGGAATGTGTTGGAAACCTTTCACCCAGTTATTTAATAGTTGTTCCTGAGTTATAATTGTGGATATCGAAAGCACCACACtgcaaatctttattttattcatatatgaGTAGACAATGTACGTGTGATTTTGTACACGTGCTTTGGGGGGACTGGACATGCTATGAGAGGTTTGAACAGTAAACCTGGGTCAGATCAGAATgacttatttttgtgtgttgatTTGTAAATTCTTTCTTTATGAACGTGTTCTTTCTTCACATTCTGACGCAGGTGAATCAGGTCGTTAACACCCTTCTACTGGCACACATCTGGGACAACCCCTTCTGTTCACCTCCTTGGTTGGCACAGCACATGTGTTTTTCATGAAGAGAGAAGACAGACCCGAAGGATACAGGCAAATGCGGCCCAAGACGTTCCCGGCGAGCAACTACAGCGGCAACAGTCAGCAGATGATGTTGCATGAGATCCGGGAGAGCCTGCGGAACATCTCGCAGTCCCGGCCCTCGGATGCTCTCAAGGTAGAGGCCCAAGGTCGCAGCACCAACCATAAGAACCCCCACCACAAAGCCCTGCTG encodes:
- the nup43 gene encoding nucleoporin Nup43 isoform X1, with the translated sequence MDCMNAKYVSQKISKTRWRPVSAASLQQPDVFATGSWDNENNKLCLWGVGENAGCPMEDELEGDPQLLCECEHSGDVLDLQFLDQDRLVTASSTGSVTVYKVHPANHTLSVAHVWDRVHHYERANAPCTGVACNSPDLVSVGEDGRVVLYKADQRGVVRVIENADSSTIHGVTFLRTTEVLTVNSIGQLKLWDFRQQGNEPAQILAITGDRVPLHCVGRHPNQQHIVATGGQDGMLCIWDVRQGNMPFSLMEAHSAEMWEVHFHPTNPDHLFTCSEDGSLLHWETSSGSDAPLFLQGRNSSMMSRSATAPAAGNQSLISAWLNGDSSKGRLETTHMLPSHTLSVNSLDVLGQCLVCGTDGEAVYVHKRVRV
- the nup43 gene encoding nucleoporin Nup43 isoform X2 encodes the protein MEDELEGDPQLLCECEHSGDVLDLQFLDQDRLVTASSTGSVTVYKVHPANHTLSVAHVWDRVHHYERANAPCTGVACNSPDLVSVGEDGRVVLYKADQRGVVRVIENADSSTIHGVTFLRTTEVLTVNSIGQLKLWDFRQQGNEPAQILAITGDRVPLHCVGRHPNQQHIVATGGQDGMLCIWDVRQGNMPFSLMEAHSAEMWEVHFHPTNPDHLFTCSEDGSLLHWETSSGSDAPLFLQGRNSSMMSRSATAPAAGNQSLISAWLNGDSSKGRLETTHMLPSHTLSVNSLDVLGQCLVCGTDGEAVYVHKRVRV